The Candidatus Zixiibacteriota bacterium genome includes a window with the following:
- a CDS encoding flagellar brake domain-containing protein gives MLKTERHTSRLPLNLWDRIELVVGREGEEGTYVSRVEDFGPQGLIITKPDFVGGHTLLTANSKVYVHFMRPDALYRFSALLKTLPGRIDSQILLHTIGQVERVQRRQFVRVDMRLDLKYALLKNSNGSLHMGEIKWFNSYSSNVSAGGLLMKVDTPVQKGDLLLVKMGRYEMLGIPRLLGALCCRIIRIEDGRFAGLEFITDRKLPKCFSQREIDQLPGQIKGFTTQVQNKMVKFIFEQQVKERQKGLI, from the coding sequence ATGCTGAAAACGGAACGACATACAAGCAGACTGCCTCTGAACCTCTGGGATCGGATTGAACTGGTAGTCGGCCGCGAGGGCGAGGAAGGAACCTATGTCTCGCGGGTGGAGGATTTCGGCCCGCAAGGGTTGATTATCACCAAACCGGATTTTGTCGGCGGCCATACGTTGCTGACCGCCAATTCGAAAGTGTATGTTCATTTCATGCGGCCCGATGCACTGTACCGCTTTTCGGCACTTCTCAAAACTCTGCCCGGTCGCATCGACAGTCAAATTCTGCTGCATACCATCGGACAGGTGGAGCGCGTTCAGAGACGGCAGTTTGTCCGAGTCGATATGCGTCTGGACCTGAAATATGCCCTGTTGAAAAATTCCAACGGCAGCCTCCATATGGGGGAAATCAAATGGTTCAATTCGTATTCATCCAATGTTTCGGCCGGCGGCCTCTTGATGAAGGTTGATACACCTGTTCAGAAAGGCGACCTTCTGCTGGTAAAAATGGGCAGATACGAAATGTTGGGGATTCCTCGGCTGCTCGGTGCTCTCTGCTGCCGCATTATAAGAATCGAGGACGGGCGCTTTGCCGGATTGGAGTTTATCACCGATCGTAAACTGCCCAAGTGCTTTTCGCAGCGAGAGATTGATCAGTTACCCGGACAGATCAAAGGATTCACGACCCAGGTTCAGAATAAAATGGTGAAGTTCATTTTCGAGCAGCAGGTAAAAGAACGTCAAAAAGGATTAATCTGA
- a CDS encoding PilZ domain-containing protein: protein MDTEIIVINSREIDYSKLVGREIKIRTEQFPGQMLSTKILAVTDNNLVIDRSGSCGRIDQLINNQKIEVFFDYKGEPVEFVSRISVPRAGRLQIPIALNVNPQVRRQFVRVNLARDVRLTLFDDSSIGYVRLSRMKWLETSTVNISGGGMLINVPLLPTTEEFTVLHLILDDFVLPKLMVGRIRHRRRSDGNKNCLGIEFVVRESCFEKLPRNLLRNLPLKFFDFDEKKRTELANYLTENLKSLME, encoded by the coding sequence ATGGATACCGAGATTATTGTTATCAACAGCCGCGAAATTGACTACTCCAAATTGGTCGGCCGGGAAATAAAGATTCGCACTGAACAATTTCCCGGCCAAATGTTGAGCACGAAAATTCTGGCGGTGACGGATAATAATCTCGTGATCGACCGCTCCGGCTCCTGCGGACGCATCGACCAATTAATCAACAATCAGAAAATCGAAGTCTTTTTCGACTATAAGGGTGAACCGGTGGAGTTTGTTTCCCGCATATCGGTTCCTCGCGCCGGACGTCTCCAGATACCGATTGCACTCAATGTCAACCCTCAGGTCCGCCGGCAATTTGTACGTGTCAATCTCGCGAGGGATGTCCGGCTGACCCTGTTTGATGACAGTAGTATCGGCTATGTCCGGCTCAGCCGGATGAAGTGGCTGGAAACCAGCACCGTCAATATCTCCGGCGGCGGTATGCTGATCAATGTGCCCTTGTTACCGACCACTGAGGAATTCACGGTTCTGCACCTGATTCTCGATGATTTTGTCCTGCCGAAACTGATGGTGGGAAGAATCCGCCATCGCCGTCGCAGCGATGGCAACAAAAACTGTCTCGGAATCGAGTTTGTGGTTCGCGAAAGCTGCTTTGAGAAACTTCCCCGAAATCTGCTGCGGAATCTGCCGCTCAAGTTTTTTGACTTCGACGAAAAGAAACGAACCGAACTGGCAAACTATTTGACCGAAAATTTAAAGAGTTTAATGGAATGA
- a CDS encoding GAF domain-containing protein: MANKKGKIEDSTHSFWNKINLVARVALLMRKEPPGKATFRKLLELIQEVIPFDSATLYLYDKRKKGLDEVVSLGDKVEPIDFVRFDFGTGMSAWAAQQKKPILLSHIKNKDRPPELARSSFLFIPLMVEEKLIGVIDFAHSQTDFFMEKDLQLLSIVGDQIAVSIERMIYQKQLERKEQELRKIQNELKGVPANDPVENKLERAGRLAVSINHEINNPLSVIIGNIQCLLYLDKDLEPGTVERLRRIESESLKIAEINRRLLQIEELAAESSDSKDKNSNIINYQKSPAGV, from the coding sequence TTGGCAAATAAAAAGGGTAAAATCGAAGATTCAACCCACAGCTTCTGGAATAAGATTAATCTGGTGGCCCGGGTGGCCTTGCTGATGCGCAAAGAACCTCCCGGCAAAGCCACTTTCCGCAAGCTACTGGAATTGATACAGGAAGTGATTCCCTTTGATTCCGCCACGCTCTATCTCTATGATAAAAGAAAAAAGGGATTGGATGAGGTGGTTTCGTTGGGAGACAAGGTCGAACCGATCGACTTCGTTCGTTTCGATTTCGGAACCGGTATGTCCGCCTGGGCCGCTCAGCAGAAGAAACCGATACTTTTATCCCATATAAAAAATAAGGATCGCCCGCCCGAACTGGCCAGAAGCTCCTTTCTCTTTATTCCCCTTATGGTGGAAGAGAAACTAATCGGCGTCATCGATTTCGCCCACAGTCAGACCGACTTTTTCATGGAGAAGGATCTACAGTTGCTTTCCATAGTGGGCGATCAGATAGCGGTCTCGATTGAGCGCATGATATATCAAAAGCAATTGGAGCGTAAGGAACAGGAGTTGCGTAAAATTCAGAATGAACTGAAGGGTGTCCCGGCGAATGATCCGGTCGAAAATAAACTGGAACGAGCGGGGCGCTTGGCGGTCTCAATAAATCACGAAATTAATAATCCTCTGTCGGTCATAATCGGGAATATCCAGTGTTTGCTCTACCTTGATAAGGATCTCGAGCCGGGAACGGTGGAGCGGCTGCGGCGGATTGAGAGCGAATCGCTCAAAATCGCCGAGATCAATCGCCGTCTGCTGCAAATTGAGGAATTGGCCGCAGAGTCAAGCGACAGTAAAGACAAGAATTCTAACATCATAAACTATCAGAAATCACCGGCGGGAGTTTAG
- a CDS encoding PilZ domain-containing protein codes for MKRSKFMDATQSKYPGEIAADDTITAVKLPFKLHKDHERRYIRLQISGPVGLAILKDHAGKFYPGGDGALYSGHLLNLSAGGLLLETDAPFEEGTIVSMKMTLQDIEVLDNIIGVIKRAEAEGDGWLVGVEFVSREYLRDFLSESELEILPKEMAAFDERVQHVVNKYVYRRKVSKGGE; via the coding sequence ATGAAAAGGAGCAAGTTCATGGATGCAACTCAATCAAAGTACCCGGGCGAAATCGCCGCCGATGATACTATCACCGCGGTGAAACTGCCTTTTAAATTGCACAAAGACCACGAAAGGCGCTATATCCGATTGCAAATTTCAGGGCCGGTGGGTCTTGCCATTCTGAAAGATCATGCGGGAAAATTCTATCCCGGAGGAGACGGCGCGTTATATAGTGGTCATCTCCTGAACCTGTCGGCCGGTGGGCTCCTGCTGGAAACCGACGCGCCGTTTGAGGAAGGAACGATTGTCTCCATGAAAATGACGCTTCAGGATATAGAAGTCCTGGACAACATAATCGGGGTAATCAAAAGAGCGGAGGCAGAAGGCGACGGATGGCTTGTGGGAGTGGAATTTGTTTCGCGGGAGTATCTCAGGGATTTTCTTTCCGAAAGCGAACTTGAGATTCTTCCCAAAGAGATGGCCGCATTTGATGAAAGAGTCCAACATGTCGTCAATAAGTATGTTTACCGCCGGAAAGTATCGAAAGGCGGTGAGTAA